The Moorena sp. SIOASIH genome includes a window with the following:
- a CDS encoding IS200/IS605 family accessory protein TnpB-related protein, whose amino-acid sequence MKTPTKVIRTDKWKLNPSPGQKILFSETVKVYRQACRYLVGIIYTHWSELGGLTAVQLTPAVEKLMHKTAKRPNIKYPQFNKAFYKFPSYYRRAAIAFAAGQVSSYVTRYREWQSGSRKRKDSKPPRLNADTGCYPALYKGQCYKLHGFDQIEIKAFNGKDWVWTTVQITGLRERHKIATNKMMSPSLIFNVRYCHLSVPFTCKPEKRQPLANITAVDLGINTTATVAVVTHSGTVIHSAKPTLRERDFIHLGRDIDRRDKRLKSVSARASKTMGKGGKLHKGFCSLTYQKCQRINNQIGHIVSKRIVEIAEKFNSEAIVFENLKGWKPIGGRKRSNLKQRFHGWLKAKIRDFTEMKWAELGGKVIEVVASYTSKLAFDGSGTVKRNSQKYSLATFPSGKRFNADLNGAYNIGARGVFKLTRRNDGEGRSSKSSGRPPRSWVCLCDLWAAASPRLA is encoded by the coding sequence GTGAAAACGCCGACCAAAGTCATCAGGACTGATAAATGGAAGCTTAATCCGTCTCCCGGACAAAAAATATTGTTTTCGGAGACGGTTAAAGTTTATCGTCAGGCTTGTAGGTACTTAGTCGGTATTATCTATACTCATTGGTCTGAGCTTGGTGGCTTGACTGCTGTACAGCTAACTCCTGCTGTCGAAAAGTTGATGCATAAAACAGCCAAGCGTCCAAATATCAAATATCCACAATTCAACAAGGCTTTTTACAAGTTCCCTAGTTACTACCGTCGAGCTGCGATAGCATTTGCCGCTGGACAGGTTAGTAGTTATGTGACTCGATACCGTGAATGGCAGTCTGGTAGTCGAAAAAGAAAAGATAGCAAGCCACCAAGATTAAATGCTGATACTGGCTGCTATCCAGCTTTGTACAAAGGTCAATGTTACAAGCTACATGGTTTTGACCAAATCGAAATCAAGGCTTTTAATGGTAAAGATTGGGTTTGGACTACAGTTCAAATAACTGGTCTAAGAGAGCGTCATAAGATAGCTACAAACAAGATGATGTCCCCTTCGTTGATTTTTAACGTACGGTACTGTCATCTGTCTGTTCCGTTTACTTGCAAACCAGAAAAACGCCAGCCATTGGCTAACATAACTGCGGTAGATTTAGGGATTAATACTACCGCTACCGTAGCAGTTGTAACCCATAGTGGCACTGTAATCCATTCGGCAAAGCCGACGCTACGCGAACGTGATTTTATTCATCTTGGAAGAGACATAGACCGCAGGGACAAACGACTAAAGTCCGTATCAGCAAGAGCATCGAAAACGATGGGAAAAGGAGGAAAACTACATAAAGGTTTTTGCTCTTTGACTTATCAAAAATGCCAAAGAATCAATAACCAAATTGGCCATATTGTTTCCAAGCGGATTGTTGAGATTGCTGAAAAGTTTAACTCGGAAGCCATTGTATTCGAGAATCTTAAAGGGTGGAAGCCCATTGGTGGACGAAAGCGGTCTAATTTAAAACAAAGATTCCACGGATGGCTCAAGGCAAAAATCCGCGACTTCACAGAAATGAAATGGGCTGAATTGGGTGGAAAAGTGATAGAAGTCGTTGCGTCTTATACCTCTAAACTTGCTTTTGATGGCTCTGGTACGGTTAAGAGAAATTCTCAAAAATACTCTTTGGCAACCTTCCCTTCAGGTAAGCGGTTTAATGCCGACTTAAACGGCGCTTACAACATCGGTGCTAGAGGTGTGTTTAAACTCACTCGCAGAAATGACGGTGAGGGTCGTTCCAGCAAAAGTTCTGGACGACCACCTAGAAGCTGGGTTTGCTTGTGTGATTTGTGGGCTGCGGCTAGCCCTAGATTAGCATAA
- the ispF gene encoding 2-C-methyl-D-erythritol 2,4-cyclodiphosphate synthase, giving the protein MTIRIGNGYDIHKLGKGRRLIIGGVEIPHELGLVGHSDADVLTHAIMDAMLGALSLGDIGHYFPPTDEKWAGADSLVLLSQVNQLIQSHGWRIGNIDSVVVAERPKLKPHIKTMRDRLSVVLDLKPDQIGIKATTNEKLGPVGREEGIAAYAVALLVGD; this is encoded by the coding sequence ATGACTATTCGGATTGGCAACGGTTACGATATCCATAAATTGGGCAAAGGTCGCCGTCTGATTATCGGAGGTGTGGAAATTCCTCATGAATTGGGATTAGTCGGTCACAGTGATGCCGATGTCCTGACTCACGCCATCATGGACGCCATGCTGGGAGCCTTGAGTTTGGGCGATATTGGTCATTATTTCCCCCCGACTGACGAAAAATGGGCGGGTGCGGATAGCTTGGTATTGTTGAGTCAGGTAAATCAGTTGATCCAATCCCATGGCTGGCGGATTGGCAATATTGATTCCGTGGTGGTGGCGGAGCGTCCTAAGCTTAAGCCTCATATTAAGACGATGCGCGATCGCTTAAGTGTAGTCCTAGACCTGAAGCCTGACCAAATTGGCATTAAGGCAACCACTAATGAAAAGCTCGGTCCGGTGGGACGTGAGGAGGGAATTGCCGCTTATGCTGTAGCGTTGTTAGTGGGAGATTGA
- the trpD gene encoding anthranilate phosphoribosyltransferase: MVKTSSNWPSLLQQLLDGQSLSSDQASQLMQGWLNEEIPTVLSGALLAAIQAKGVSATELAGMAQVLQSQSLQKTTIEHNQPVIDTCGTGGDGASSFNISTAVAFVVAAAGVLVAKHGNRSASSKVGSADVLEALGVNLSAAPDKIQAALDEVGVTFLFARGWHPAMKAVAPLRQTLKVRTVFNLLGPLVNPLRPTGQVIGVYAPNFVETVAQSLCLMGTPNAIVLHGREKLDEAGLADETDLALLSGGEVRLLSLNPEHLGLTAAPTESLRGGDVAENGAILRNVLQGKGTPAQQDVVALNASLALQVAGVIPLEDHTAGIALAKDVMASGDPWLKLEQLVRFLA, translated from the coding sequence ATGGTTAAAACCTCTTCTAACTGGCCCAGTTTGTTGCAACAGTTGTTGGATGGGCAATCGTTATCCAGTGACCAGGCATCACAACTGATGCAGGGATGGTTGAATGAAGAAATTCCGACCGTGTTATCTGGCGCGCTTTTGGCAGCTATCCAGGCTAAAGGGGTATCGGCTACCGAATTGGCAGGGATGGCTCAGGTGCTACAATCCCAGTCTTTGCAGAAGACAACCATTGAACACAACCAACCGGTTATTGATACCTGTGGTACCGGTGGGGATGGCGCGTCTAGCTTTAATATCTCTACCGCAGTAGCCTTTGTAGTGGCGGCAGCTGGAGTGCTGGTGGCTAAGCATGGTAATCGTTCTGCTTCTAGTAAGGTAGGTTCCGCTGATGTGCTCGAAGCCCTAGGAGTAAATTTATCAGCAGCACCGGACAAGATTCAGGCAGCCCTGGATGAGGTAGGGGTAACCTTTCTGTTTGCTCGGGGTTGGCATCCAGCTATGAAAGCAGTGGCACCATTACGGCAAACCCTAAAAGTACGGACAGTGTTTAACTTGTTAGGACCATTAGTCAATCCCCTGCGTCCCACCGGTCAGGTAATCGGTGTTTATGCTCCCAACTTTGTAGAAACTGTAGCGCAATCCTTGTGTTTGATGGGTACTCCCAACGCAATAGTTCTCCATGGCAGGGAAAAATTAGATGAGGCGGGATTAGCAGATGAAACTGACTTGGCACTGCTATCGGGGGGTGAAGTGCGACTTTTGAGTCTGAATCCGGAACATCTGGGTCTAACTGCTGCCCCTACTGAGTCCCTCCGAGGTGGTGATGTAGCGGAAAATGGGGCAATTTTACGGAATGTTTTGCAAGGTAAAGGAACACCAGCCCAGCAGGATGTGGTGGCGTTAAATGCCTCATTAGCCCTTCAAGTCGCCGGTGTTATACCACTCGAAGACCATACAGCAGGGATTGCTCTGGCCAAGGATGTTATGGCTAGCGGTGACCCTTGGTTGAAGTTAGAGCAATTGGTGCGTTTTTTAGCTTAA
- a CDS encoding lecithin retinol acyltransferase family protein encodes MARGDQIYVFQKFLNLEGVYQHHGIDCGNGSVIHYRKNTETIERTSMATFALGETKIYVRQYSVCLIPDVVIRRAESRLGERQYNLIFNNCEHFANWCKTGKSESQQVKDFIPVISNMKIEGLYEAIKQALQGAKQDDTTQLLNQALADLRVVWDEIQPKYKQELKEINVWQQVAIQALKNNREDLARAALIRKRNYEKSATEKKAKLDQLAKMTETLIRNRVNWQQT; translated from the coding sequence ATGGCGCGAGGAGATCAAATTTACGTATTCCAAAAGTTTCTTAACCTTGAGGGGGTTTACCAACATCATGGTATCGACTGTGGAAACGGTAGTGTTATCCACTACCGCAAAAATACTGAAACAATTGAGCGTACTTCTATGGCTACCTTTGCTCTAGGTGAAACAAAAATTTATGTCAGGCAGTACTCAGTTTGTTTAATTCCAGATGTTGTGATTCGTCGAGCAGAAAGTCGATTAGGGGAAAGACAATATAATCTAATTTTTAATAACTGTGAACACTTTGCTAATTGGTGCAAGACTGGCAAAAGTGAGAGCCAGCAAGTCAAGGATTTTATTCCGGTAATTAGTAATATGAAAATCGAGGGTTTGTACGAAGCTATAAAACAAGCACTTCAGGGAGCAAAGCAAGACGATACAACTCAGTTACTTAATCAAGCATTAGCTGATCTCAGGGTGGTTTGGGATGAGATTCAACCTAAGTATAAACAGGAACTTAAAGAAATCAATGTCTGGCAGCAAGTGGCAATTCAAGCTCTTAAAAATAATAGAGAAGACTTAGCCCGTGCGGCTTTGATTCGGAAGCGGAACTATGAGAAAAGCGCGACGGAAAAGAAAGCTAAACTAGACCAGTTAGCGAAGATGACAGAAACCTTGATTCGTAACCGTGTGAACTGGCAACAAACCTAG
- a CDS encoding hemolysin family protein — protein MVLLTVDASISLSEGEVFLGLLSVLLLIAINAFFVTAEFSMVAVRRSRISQLVDAGDVQAKTVQALQQSIDRLLSTTQLGITLSSLALGWIGETTMATLVAAGIAKLPITPDLSPVITHSLAILVAFFLIAYLQIVLGELCPKSLALLYSEQLARFLGPPSLVIARFFNPFIQILNQSTRWLLRLVGVQYSGQGWYSRVTPEELQLIITTERESIGLEAEERKLLKNVFEFGEVTAAEVMVPRTSLVAISHGATFEILLEEVAKTSHSRYPVIGASLDDIRGIIDFKKLAKPLSKGKHGLQTSIQSWICPAKFVPETTPLSELLPMMQRSHLAMVMVVDEFGGTAGLVTLKDLIAEIIGDGPESDLTEELTVQILDEYTFLVQAQMNIEEVNELLDLNLPVIDDYHTLGGFLLDKFQKIPVPGETLNYDNLELTVVSASGPRLNEIRIRRQQPQGNNSVDVSDSEQMPIIPSKDDVSFDNGGL, from the coding sequence ATGGTTCTTCTAACAGTGGATGCTTCTATTAGCCTCTCTGAGGGAGAGGTTTTTCTGGGATTGTTATCAGTGCTACTACTGATAGCCATCAATGCTTTTTTTGTCACGGCTGAGTTTTCCATGGTGGCCGTGCGGCGATCGCGGATTAGCCAATTAGTAGATGCGGGTGACGTACAAGCAAAGACCGTTCAGGCTTTGCAACAGAGTATCGACCGATTACTGTCCACAACTCAGTTAGGGATTACCCTCTCCAGCCTTGCTCTGGGATGGATTGGGGAGACTACCATGGCAACCTTGGTAGCAGCTGGGATAGCCAAGCTACCAATAACGCCAGATCTAAGTCCAGTTATTACCCATTCCCTAGCAATCCTGGTGGCATTTTTCCTGATTGCGTATCTACAAATTGTTTTGGGGGAACTTTGCCCCAAATCCCTGGCTTTACTTTACTCAGAACAACTAGCAAGGTTTCTGGGGCCACCCAGTCTGGTAATTGCCAGGTTTTTTAATCCTTTTATCCAGATTTTGAACCAATCTACCCGCTGGCTACTGAGGCTGGTGGGTGTTCAATATTCTGGTCAAGGTTGGTATAGCCGTGTAACACCGGAAGAGTTGCAGCTGATTATTACCACTGAACGGGAGTCTATCGGACTGGAAGCAGAAGAGAGAAAGCTACTGAAAAATGTCTTTGAGTTTGGGGAGGTAACAGCCGCAGAGGTAATGGTTCCCCGCACCAGTCTTGTGGCTATTTCCCATGGAGCAACCTTCGAGATTTTGTTAGAGGAAGTTGCTAAGACTAGTCACTCTCGCTATCCTGTGATTGGTGCATCCCTAGATGACATTCGTGGCATTATCGACTTCAAAAAATTGGCTAAACCTTTATCTAAAGGGAAGCATGGACTTCAGACATCGATTCAATCCTGGATTTGTCCAGCTAAGTTTGTCCCAGAAACTACCCCATTGAGTGAATTACTGCCGATGATGCAGCGATCGCATTTGGCAATGGTGATGGTGGTGGATGAGTTTGGAGGTACTGCTGGATTAGTTACCCTCAAGGATTTAATTGCTGAAATTATTGGTGATGGACCTGAATCTGACCTAACCGAGGAGTTGACTGTACAAATTCTGGACGAGTATACCTTCCTGGTGCAAGCTCAGATGAATATAGAAGAAGTCAACGAACTTTTGGATTTGAACCTACCTGTAATTGATGACTATCACACTTTGGGAGGTTTTTTGCTCGACAAGTTTCAGAAAATTCCTGTACCCGGTGAAACCTTAAACTATGACAATCTAGAATTGACTGTTGTGTCTGCTTCTGGACCGCGCCTAAACGAAATTCGGATACGCCGCCAGCAGCCACAAGGTAATAATTCAGTAGATGTTTCTGATTCTGAACAAATGCCGATAATTCCCAGCAAGGATGATGTTTCCTTTGACAATGGAGGGCTTTGA
- the pyrE gene encoding orotate phosphoribosyltransferase has translation MNIQSQALSTPKDLPLLRPFLLDLFCQLAYQEGDFVLSSGQRSSYYINGKQVTLHPQGALAIGRLLFSMLPADTQAVAGLTLGADPIVSAVSIVSALENRPIPGLIIRKQPKGHGTRAYIEGPSLPTGAKVVVLEDVVTTGQSAMKAVDRLKQAGYQVELVIALVDRMQGGAELYQSAGLMFQALFSIKEIQERYQDSLDQSS, from the coding sequence ATGAACATCCAATCTCAAGCCCTGTCCACCCCAAAGGATTTACCTCTCCTGCGACCTTTTCTGCTGGATTTGTTTTGCCAACTCGCTTACCAAGAGGGTGATTTTGTGCTTTCGTCAGGGCAGCGTAGCTCTTATTACATCAATGGTAAACAGGTCACCCTTCATCCTCAAGGAGCATTGGCAATAGGACGTTTGCTATTCTCAATGCTACCTGCTGATACTCAAGCAGTTGCTGGCTTAACTCTGGGGGCAGATCCCATAGTGAGTGCGGTTAGCATTGTTTCTGCCTTAGAAAACCGCCCTATCCCAGGTCTAATTATCCGCAAACAGCCAAAAGGTCATGGAACCAGGGCATACATTGAAGGTCCTTCTTTGCCCACAGGAGCCAAAGTAGTGGTATTGGAAGATGTGGTGACTACTGGGCAATCAGCCATGAAAGCCGTGGATCGCCTCAAGCAAGCCGGTTACCAGGTAGAGCTGGTAATAGCGCTGGTGGATCGAATGCAAGGCGGAGCCGAGCTTTATCAGTCGGCTGGGCTAATGTTTCAAGCTCTGTTTTCGATTAAGGAAATCCAAGAACGCTACCAGGATTCCCTTGATCAATCCAGTTAG
- a CDS encoding peptidoglycan DD-metalloendopeptidase family protein produces MKGTLTDKVNHVPTCAAESSDSPSKLPASNHPVGAAIPLEVNRKARTSAAMIGLAISMGASGLLLPQQGDEAMAFEPVAPEPSGTNLPAAEFKVAAVSSPSLLNPAKEGQGGVESKPASPRELAIRQSRRYAMLGTSRYANANFNKLKTDDTLPIARKSTIGEVKGTDVKASSKSEGVEPKQLLASAPVSKSGNLSTDASQAVSDKTNNLLKARQDIALKRLQKHRNRLSKSLVQLRSEEFNKSYELASATLGSSPHTLPPAVLKPEGSVTQTSQPIVTVPTAPALLPQPRPKVAVSPALTQSTRSEPLPVVIPVPTPETTVISAVKASVFKVSTPRIASATTKVTTEQLNVPQPVVVGTRLSSTGNSFHQVKAGETLDSIARSYGLSRSELVLANQLDNPHLIEINQQLKIPQIGTFDQQQSSVNLVSSNSPKSEPWKPAIGRPLDLETTISVKTSTSRDQVTSVSIEEKAKVKPLTKTILAESTSDSGLLAQATSSIENEPLESINSQRNSYVEKLRADILKMREEIRHNKTSPEESKPINLEVPTNEPVNEPVADSSDKESTSVEITPEFSPQNNQATGAKESELLLPQPPKAPQVPIAIPTPQPPRKTRRSSIAIPVPPPEVSQPRRIAVAPAPPQRFNPMIRIPVGKPVSPGVPPLSTPDMYLPDSPNRFNGYIWPSNGVITSGYGRRWGRMHKGIDIAAPIGTPIMAAAPGVVVSAGWNSGGYGKLVEIKHPDGSLTLYAHNSRIFVRRGQQVGQGQRIAAMGSTGYSTGPHLHFEVHPRGRGAANPIAYLPRRR; encoded by the coding sequence TTGAAAGGAACACTTACTGATAAGGTCAATCATGTTCCGACCTGTGCAGCAGAGTCATCGGATTCGCCATCGAAACTACCTGCAAGTAATCATCCGGTCGGTGCAGCAATTCCCCTTGAGGTGAACCGTAAGGCTCGTACCTCAGCAGCCATGATTGGATTGGCGATTTCCATGGGGGCATCTGGGTTACTATTACCTCAACAGGGCGATGAAGCAATGGCATTCGAGCCAGTTGCTCCTGAGCCAAGTGGGACGAATCTACCAGCAGCAGAATTTAAGGTTGCCGCTGTTTCAAGCCCCTCATTGCTAAACCCGGCTAAGGAGGGACAAGGGGGTGTGGAATCAAAGCCAGCCTCACCCCGAGAACTTGCGATTCGGCAAAGCCGACGCTACGCGATGCTCGGTACGAGCCGCTACGCGAACGCGAATTTTAACAAGCTCAAAACCGATGACACTCTCCCAATAGCCAGGAAGTCTACCATTGGTGAGGTTAAGGGTACTGATGTCAAAGCCTCATCTAAGTCTGAGGGTGTAGAGCCAAAACAGTTGCTAGCATCTGCACCAGTCTCAAAATCGGGTAACCTGTCAACGGATGCATCACAAGCTGTTTCCGACAAGACCAATAATCTTTTAAAAGCTAGACAAGACATAGCCCTCAAGCGCCTCCAAAAACATCGAAACCGTCTGAGCAAAAGTCTGGTTCAGTTGAGGTCCGAGGAGTTTAACAAGTCTTATGAACTGGCATCAGCGACCCTTGGTTCTAGCCCACACACTTTACCCCCTGCAGTGCTAAAACCTGAGGGTTCAGTAACACAAACATCGCAGCCCATTGTTACGGTACCTACAGCTCCGGCGCTGCTCCCACAGCCAAGGCCGAAAGTTGCTGTATCACCAGCCTTAACCCAATCAACTAGATCTGAGCCACTACCAGTGGTCATTCCAGTACCGACTCCAGAAACAACTGTCATATCGGCAGTCAAAGCATCAGTTTTCAAGGTCAGTACTCCAAGAATTGCATCGGCTACAACCAAGGTAACTACAGAGCAACTAAATGTACCACAGCCAGTGGTGGTGGGAACTAGGCTGTCATCTACTGGCAACTCTTTTCACCAGGTCAAAGCTGGTGAAACCCTCGATTCTATTGCCCGTAGTTATGGTTTATCCCGCTCAGAGCTAGTCTTAGCCAATCAGCTAGATAATCCTCACCTAATTGAAATTAATCAACAGCTGAAAATTCCTCAAATTGGGACATTCGATCAGCAACAGTCGTCAGTAAATTTGGTATCTAGCAACAGCCCGAAATCTGAACCTTGGAAGCCAGCAATAGGGCGACCATTGGATTTAGAAACAACTATCTCTGTTAAGACTTCTACTAGTCGAGATCAAGTCACATCCGTATCTATAGAGGAAAAAGCTAAAGTAAAACCGCTAACTAAGACAATTCTGGCTGAATCGACCTCAGACAGTGGTCTGCTAGCTCAAGCTACTTCCTCCATTGAAAATGAACCTTTAGAGTCTATTAACTCTCAGCGCAACTCCTATGTTGAAAAATTAAGGGCTGACATCCTCAAGATGCGGGAAGAAATCCGGCACAATAAAACCAGCCCAGAGGAAAGCAAACCAATCAACCTAGAAGTTCCTACTAACGAGCCAGTTAACGAGCCAGTTGCTGATAGCTCAGATAAGGAGTCTACATCCGTCGAGATCACTCCCGAGTTCAGTCCTCAGAACAATCAAGCAACTGGTGCGAAAGAGTCGGAATTATTATTACCGCAGCCACCGAAAGCTCCACAGGTTCCTATTGCTATTCCAACACCTCAGCCACCCCGGAAAACTCGACGCAGTTCTATTGCCATTCCTGTGCCTCCACCTGAGGTATCACAACCCCGAAGAATAGCTGTAGCTCCTGCCCCACCGCAACGATTTAACCCAATGATCCGCATACCGGTAGGAAAACCGGTTTCGCCAGGAGTGCCACCTCTGTCTACACCAGATATGTACTTGCCAGATAGCCCTAACCGCTTTAACGGATATATCTGGCCAAGTAATGGTGTGATTACCTCAGGTTATGGTCGGCGTTGGGGACGGATGCACAAGGGCATTGATATTGCAGCTCCTATTGGGACACCAATTATGGCAGCAGCCCCTGGTGTTGTAGTCAGTGCTGGTTGGAATTCAGGTGGCTACGGTAAATTGGTGGAAATCAAGCATCCTGATGGTAGTCTGACCCTTTATGCCCACAACAGCCGAATTTTTGTGCGTCGTGGACAACAGGTTGGCCAAGGTCAAAGAATTGCCGCTATGGGTAGCACAGGTTATAGCACTGGTCCTCATTTACACTTTGAGGTTCATCCCAGAGGTCGAGGAGCCGCCAACCCGATCGCCTATTTGCCTAGAAGACGGTAA
- the trmL gene encoding tRNA (uridine(34)/cytosine(34)/5-carboxymethylaminomethyluridine(34)-2'-O)-methyltransferase TrmL, with protein MVKVVLINPQIPPNTGNIARTCAATTTQLHLVGPLGFEISDRYLKRAGLDYWPYVDLKYHDSLDAFVSYHQKQEGRWIGFTKRGTYNYIKFQFQPKDWLLFGCETRGLPPHVLDACQAKVFIPMTQPGVRSLNLSVSAALGLFEARRQLGYLE; from the coding sequence ATGGTAAAAGTTGTCTTAATCAACCCGCAAATTCCACCGAATACCGGCAATATTGCCCGAACTTGCGCCGCCACCACTACTCAATTGCACTTAGTGGGTCCGTTGGGTTTTGAAATTAGCGATCGCTACTTGAAACGAGCAGGACTAGATTATTGGCCCTATGTAGATCTCAAATATCATGATTCCCTTGATGCATTTGTCAGCTATCACCAGAAGCAAGAGGGGCGATGGATTGGCTTTACCAAGAGAGGAACATACAACTATATCAAGTTTCAGTTTCAGCCCAAGGACTGGTTATTGTTTGGCTGCGAAACCAGAGGTTTGCCTCCCCATGTCTTAGATGCTTGTCAGGCTAAAGTCTTTATCCCCATGACCCAGCCAGGAGTGCGCAGCTTAAATCTCTCCGTCAGTGCTGCCCTTGGCTTATTTGAGGCCAGGCGTCAGTTGGGTTACTTGGAATAG
- the gshA gene encoding glutamate--cysteine ligase, whose translation MVLSKGFEVEMYTGTPEGDIVGFSDQIVASLDGFVREPDQRNVEYTTAPLCCYDRLLCALVRPRQQLRQYLKSLGNYTLIPGSTLSLGGSDRFYRSDPNNPYHSYIETTYGTKVVTASIHINVGISDPEILMRACRLVRMEAPLYLALSASSPFLDGQTTGYHSTRWGMFPKTPSDVPLFESHRHFIQWNEEQLAAGTMFNVRHLWTSVRPNGNRRPYDLNRLELRICDLMVDPIALLSVMALLEARLIQLIDDPSLDPLEISTIPANNRSADLIALTDANEVAAAKSSLDAQLRHWQDGRLILARDWIEELYQEVWPVAKKQGFSCFLSPVQKILREGNTASQWLQLHGVGFNPRQVMIQAIQSMAEQESLLEDQLCQSLVA comes from the coding sequence GTGGTGCTATCTAAAGGCTTTGAAGTAGAAATGTATACCGGCACTCCCGAAGGGGATATTGTCGGTTTTTCCGATCAGATTGTGGCATCCCTCGACGGATTTGTCCGAGAGCCAGATCAGCGCAATGTCGAATACACCACTGCTCCTTTATGTTGCTATGACCGTCTTTTATGTGCCTTAGTGCGTCCTCGGCAGCAGCTGCGACAGTATTTAAAAAGCTTGGGTAACTATACACTAATTCCCGGCAGTACCCTGTCCTTAGGTGGAAGCGATCGCTTTTACCGTTCTGACCCCAATAATCCTTACCATTCCTACATTGAGACCACCTACGGCACTAAAGTTGTCACTGCCAGCATCCATATCAATGTCGGCATCTCTGACCCGGAAATCCTGATGAGAGCTTGTCGTCTCGTGCGAATGGAAGCTCCTCTGTATCTAGCCCTCAGTGCATCTTCCCCCTTTCTGGATGGCCAAACCACTGGCTATCACTCCACCCGTTGGGGAATGTTTCCCAAAACTCCCTCTGATGTTCCTTTATTTGAAAGCCATCGTCACTTTATCCAGTGGAATGAAGAGCAACTAGCTGCTGGTACCATGTTTAATGTCCGTCATCTGTGGACCTCTGTGCGCCCCAATGGCAACCGACGCCCCTATGATCTCAACCGCCTAGAGCTGAGAATCTGTGATTTAATGGTCGATCCCATTGCTCTGTTATCGGTTATGGCACTATTGGAAGCACGCCTGATCCAACTGATTGATGATCCCAGCCTTGACCCCCTGGAGATAAGTACAATACCTGCCAACAACCGTTCCGCTGACTTGATTGCCCTCACAGATGCCAATGAAGTGGCTGCGGCTAAATCCAGTTTGGATGCCCAACTTAGGCATTGGCAGGATGGCAGACTAATTCTGGCAAGAGATTGGATTGAGGAACTTTATCAAGAGGTTTGGCCGGTAGCCAAAAAACAGGGTTTTAGTTGCTTCCTCTCACCGGTTCAGAAAATTCTACGGGAAGGAAACACCGCTTCGCAATGGTTACAACTTCATGGAGTGGGTTTTAATCCTCGCCAAGTGATGATTCAAGCCATTCAATCCATGGCTGAACAAGAATCGCTACTAGAAGATCAATTGTGCCAGTCCCTGGTAGCCTAA
- a CDS encoding histone deacetylase has protein sequence MNLPIVYHQDYVAPLPDGHRFPMPKFGKLYQLLLQEGIATPQQFHTPDRPPLDWLHLVHTPDYVQAYCQGTLEPKAVRRIGLPWSPALVKRTCTAVGGTILTAKLALSKGLACNTAGGTHHAFPNYGSGFCIFNDLAIASRVLQQLGLVQKILIVDLDVHQGDGTAFIFQNDHSVFTFSMHCEVNFPSTKQKSDLDVPLPEGMDDDAYLQTLAKYLPDLLSGFKPNLVLYDAGVDPHVEDRLGKLALTDTGIYRRDMQVLSTCVAAGIPVASVIGGGYGNDFDALIYRHSLLYRAALEVYRQFKL, from the coding sequence ATGAACTTGCCAATCGTCTATCACCAGGACTATGTTGCACCTCTGCCAGACGGGCATCGCTTTCCCATGCCTAAATTTGGGAAACTCTACCAACTACTGCTACAAGAAGGCATTGCCACTCCTCAACAATTCCACACCCCAGACCGTCCCCCACTAGACTGGCTCCACCTGGTTCACACCCCCGACTATGTTCAAGCGTACTGTCAAGGTACCCTTGAGCCGAAAGCTGTGCGACGCATTGGCTTACCTTGGAGTCCAGCTTTAGTCAAGCGTACTTGTACTGCCGTAGGTGGCACGATTCTTACGGCTAAACTAGCCCTGAGTAAAGGGTTAGCCTGCAATACTGCTGGTGGTACCCATCATGCTTTTCCCAATTATGGCTCAGGTTTTTGTATCTTTAATGATTTAGCGATCGCATCCCGTGTTCTCCAACAACTGGGACTAGTGCAGAAAATTCTAATTGTTGACCTAGATGTCCACCAAGGAGACGGTACCGCCTTTATCTTCCAAAACGACCACAGTGTCTTCACCTTTTCCATGCACTGTGAAGTCAATTTCCCTAGCACCAAACAAAAAAGCGACTTAGACGTTCCCCTACCAGAGGGGATGGATGATGATGCCTATCTACAGACCCTAGCCAAGTATCTTCCGGACTTACTCTCAGGATTCAAACCCAATTTAGTCCTCTACGATGCTGGAGTTGACCCCCATGTAGAAGACCGCTTGGGCAAATTAGCCCTGACCGACACAGGAATCTACCGTCGGGATATGCAAGTGTTGAGTACCTGTGTAGCAGCTGGCATCCCAGTTGCTAGTGTTATTGGTGGTGGCTACGGAAATGATTTCGATGCCCTAATCTATCGCCACTCTTTACTTTACCGTGCTGCTCTTGAGGTCTATCGCCAATTTAAGCTTTAA